The proteins below come from a single Hippocampus zosterae strain Florida chromosome 5, ASM2543408v3, whole genome shotgun sequence genomic window:
- the dnase2 gene encoding deoxyribonuclease-2-alpha isoform X1 — MHTWFTEVLYQTIKVFELLEATHSAVQMWGTETSRNTQKKKKKKTSLSNQALLTMLVFQMFSLLLLICCLPRGGDTSPISCYNDQGDATDWFYMYKLPKKHGTQSGLNYLLLDKGSTAWTPGQGSINDTTGALGRTLGQLYSQAKNAEVAYVLYNDQDPSGRNHRGGHTKGVVLLDRSQGFWLIHSTPAFPPMRQAEHYQYPGSGATYGQNYLCVTFPLERFHTIGEQLQINQPNVYDCDVPQSFATAAPALAAVCKKGSPRVPATNRSVALTSKGGSVFVSFAKGAAFNDDLYQLWVAPTLQSDLLVQFWIHSGGILPSNCSLGWKVLDVTQLSPGGVLTYNNSKDHSKWAVSPEPVAAGGGWICVADINRNQAEEKRGGGALCQRDVAVWKAYRGAALEYKPCQAGAQPAN, encoded by the exons ATGCACACCTGGTTTACAGAAGTATTGTATCAGACAATAAAAGTGTTTGAACTCTTGGAAGCAACTCATTCTGCTGTCCAGATGTGGGGCACGGAAACATCACgaaacacgcaaaaaaaaaaaaaaaaaaaaacttcattgagCAATCAAGCGTTACTTACAATGCTGGTTTTCCAGATGTTCTCCCTGTTGCTGCTGATTTGCTGCTTGCCACGTGGGGGCGACACATCTCCAATTAGTTGCTACAATGACCAAGGAGATGCCACCGACTG GTTTTACATGTACAAGCTGCCAAAGAAGCACGGCACACAATCGGGTTTAAACTACTTGCTGCTGGACAAGGGCAGCACCGCCTGGACGCCCGGCCAGGGGAGCATCAATGACACCACGGGAGCGCTGGGCAGGACACTCGGACAACTCTACTCGCAGGCTAAA AATGCAGAAGTAGCGTACGTCCTTTACAACGACCAAGATCCGTCAGGGCGGAACCACAGAGGAGGACATACGAAAG GTGTGGTGCTGCTGGACAGGTCTCAGGGTTTCTGGCTGATCCACAGCACGCCTGCCTTCCCTCCAATGCGACAAGCGGAACATTACCAATACCCTGGCAGCGGCGCCACTTATGGACAGAATTACCTGTGCGTCACCTTCCCGCTGGAGCGCTTCCACACCATCG GCGAGCAGCTGCAAATCAATCAGCCCAACGTGTACGACTGCGACGTCCCACAATCCTTCGCGACAGCGGCACCGGCTCTGGCCGCCGTGTGCAAAAAAGGCAGCCCGCGCGTCCCAGCCACCAATCGCAGTGTCGCGCTGACGTCCAAAGGCGGTAGCGTCTTTGTCAGCTTTGCCAAGGGAGCCGCCTTCAATGACG ACCTGTACCAGTTGTGGGTGGCCCCCACCCTGCAGTCGGACCTCCTTGTCCAGTTCTGGATCCACTCAGGCGGCATCCTGCCGTCCAATTGCAGCCTGGGCTGGAAGGTGCTGGACGTCACGCAGCTTTCCCCGGGCGGCGTGTTGACCTATAACAACAGCAAGGACCACTCCAAGTGGGCCGTCAGCCCTGAGCCGGTCGCGGCCGGCGGAGGTTGGATTTGCGTGGCGGACATCAACCGCAATCAGGCGGAGGAAAAGCGAGGGGGCGGCGCGCTTTGTCAGCGAGACGTCGCCGTGTGGAAAGCGTACCGGGGTGCCGCGCTCGAGTATAAGCCGTGCCAGGCTGGGGCCCAACCGGCAAATTAA
- the dnase2 gene encoding deoxyribonuclease-2-alpha isoform X2 gives MYKLPKKHGTQSGLNYLLLDKGSTAWTPGQGSINDTTGALGRTLGQLYSQAKNAEVAYVLYNDQDPSGRNHRGGHTKGVVLLDRSQGFWLIHSTPAFPPMRQAEHYQYPGSGATYGQNYLCVTFPLERFHTIGEQLQINQPNVYDCDVPQSFATAAPALAAVCKKGSPRVPATNRSVALTSKGGSVFVSFAKGAAFNDDLYQLWVAPTLQSDLLVQFWIHSGGILPSNCSLGWKVLDVTQLSPGGVLTYNNSKDHSKWAVSPEPVAAGGGWICVADINRNQAEEKRGGGALCQRDVAVWKAYRGAALEYKPCQAGAQPAN, from the exons ATGTACAAGCTGCCAAAGAAGCACGGCACACAATCGGGTTTAAACTACTTGCTGCTGGACAAGGGCAGCACCGCCTGGACGCCCGGCCAGGGGAGCATCAATGACACCACGGGAGCGCTGGGCAGGACACTCGGACAACTCTACTCGCAGGCTAAA AATGCAGAAGTAGCGTACGTCCTTTACAACGACCAAGATCCGTCAGGGCGGAACCACAGAGGAGGACATACGAAAG GTGTGGTGCTGCTGGACAGGTCTCAGGGTTTCTGGCTGATCCACAGCACGCCTGCCTTCCCTCCAATGCGACAAGCGGAACATTACCAATACCCTGGCAGCGGCGCCACTTATGGACAGAATTACCTGTGCGTCACCTTCCCGCTGGAGCGCTTCCACACCATCG GCGAGCAGCTGCAAATCAATCAGCCCAACGTGTACGACTGCGACGTCCCACAATCCTTCGCGACAGCGGCACCGGCTCTGGCCGCCGTGTGCAAAAAAGGCAGCCCGCGCGTCCCAGCCACCAATCGCAGTGTCGCGCTGACGTCCAAAGGCGGTAGCGTCTTTGTCAGCTTTGCCAAGGGAGCCGCCTTCAATGACG ACCTGTACCAGTTGTGGGTGGCCCCCACCCTGCAGTCGGACCTCCTTGTCCAGTTCTGGATCCACTCAGGCGGCATCCTGCCGTCCAATTGCAGCCTGGGCTGGAAGGTGCTGGACGTCACGCAGCTTTCCCCGGGCGGCGTGTTGACCTATAACAACAGCAAGGACCACTCCAAGTGGGCCGTCAGCCCTGAGCCGGTCGCGGCCGGCGGAGGTTGGATTTGCGTGGCGGACATCAACCGCAATCAGGCGGAGGAAAAGCGAGGGGGCGGCGCGCTTTGTCAGCGAGACGTCGCCGTGTGGAAAGCGTACCGGGGTGCCGCGCTCGAGTATAAGCCGTGCCAGGCTGGGGCCCAACCGGCAAATTAA
- the LOC127600619 gene encoding G-protein-signaling modulator 1-like yields MASAELNGHMTQGAAAPMEAAEKARNEDGAAAEKTLNDEDEEDEEAHEREGSPDVRRHLLDIYAGDGKQAGLPPSEFPESLYELLCTLQEGRRLNDQRCSFMLDGGMRRRCHSEPNTAKPSHRVIFSSMTSLQREEFFELVARAQARRLDEQRAQLQRSPRGKRKGRSFRGSLKQLSFARRAPKMPAKEELYDMILTTQAQGRLEEQRSRAPGPMDDDDFFSLLLRVQGGRMDEQRTELPCILQT; encoded by the exons ATGGCGAGCGCCGAGCTGAACGGGCACATGACCCAAGGTGCGGCGGCCCCGATGGAGGCTGCTGAAAAAGCCAGGAATGAAGATGGCGCAGCTGCTGAGAAGACTTTaaatgatgaggatgaagaggatgaggaagcACACGAGCGGGAGGGAAGCCCGGATGTTCGGCGTCACTTGTTAGATATCTATGCGGGGGATGGGAAACAG GCCGGCCTCCCGCCGTCAGAGTTCCCCGAGTCGCTGTACGAGCTGCTGTGCACGCTGCAGGAAGGCCGCCGGCTCAACGACCAGCGCTGCTCCTTCATGCTGGACGGCGGCATGAGGAGGCGATGCCACTCCGAGCCCAACACCGCCAAGCCTTCGCACAGGG TGATCTTCTCATCCATGACGTCGCTGCAGCGCGAGGAGTTTTTCGAACTGGTGGCCAGGGCGCAGGCACGCCGCCTGGATGAGCAGCGGGCGCAGCTGCAAAGGTCGCCGCGGGGCAAGCGGAAAGGCCGAAGCTTCCGAGGAAGTCTCAAGCAGCTCTCGTTTGCCAGGAGAGCCCCCAAGATGCCCGCCAAGGAGGAGCTCTACGACATGATCCTCACCACGCAG GCTCAAGGCAGGCTGGAGGAACAGCGTAGCCGGGCTCCGGGGCCCATGGATGACGACGACTTCTTCTCGCTGCTGCTGAGGGTCCAGGGTGGACGCATGGACGAGCAGAGGACTGAACTGCCTTGCATCCTGCAAACATGA